The nucleotide window CAGAAAGGGTTCCCAGCTGCCGAACGAACCTTTCTATAGAAATACAACTCAATTGAAAAGTGTCCCCTGCTGAGAGCTTATTTAATCCATTTTCTACACTAGGTTCCACCTGTACCATCCACTGTCTGTCAGAGTATCGCTCTTGCCATTCGGTAATTGGAACAATCACTTTAAGTGGCAAAACACCAACTTCATCATCACTCACGATCGCAGCTGGACGAGTTTTGCCAATTTCAGCACCAACTGTAGGATCGAGTCTGACTAGCCATACTTCACCTCTACGCATGAGCGTTTACACTGTCCCCAAGAGTTTCCTTCTTGGACTCGTAATAGTCTTCACTATCAGACGACCATAGATCGTGTAGCCTTCCTCCCGGCATATAGTCTGGGATTGCCGCCTCAGCTGCTGCTCTTAGTCGCTTATTCCTTTCCTCTTTTATCCTGTTTTTTTCTTCTATCTCTTCCCTCATCAACCGTGAGGCAGTTTCGATAACTTCTAAACGCTCCTCGGTCGTCATCTGTTTTAGTGCTGTCAAGATTTCTGTCTTTGTCATATGTTGTCCTGTTTATTTGGAGTACGATCGCGCTCCCTTCAAACTTTATTATCATCGTAAAAATCAACAAAACCCGCCGATGCGGGTTTTGTCTG belongs to Argonema galeatum A003/A1 and includes:
- a CDS encoding type II toxin-antitoxin system PemK/MazF family toxin: MRRGEVWLVRLDPTVGAEIGKTRPAAIVSDDEVGVLPLKVIVPITEWQERYSDRQWMVQVEPSVENGLNKLSAGDTFQLSCISIERFVRQLGTLSDTAMQEITDALAIVLSIYS